GACGTCACCATCACGATGGCCGCCGAGGCAGGACAGCTGCAGCTCAACGCATTCGAGCCGATCATCGTCAAATCCCTGTCCGACGGCATGGCGCATCTGAGCGCCGCATGCCGAACCGTCGCGCATCGATGTGTCGACGGCATCACCGCCAATGTCGATCTGTTGCGTGAGCGCGTGGAGAACTCCATCGGTCTGGTGACCGCGCTCAGCCCGTACCTCGGATACGTGGAATCGACTGCCATTGCGCAGGAAGCACTGGTCAGTGGCCGCAACGTCGTGGATCTCGTACTCGAAAAGGGCCTGCTGGCGCGCGAGGAGCTGGATCGACTGCTGAGCCCCGAGCATCTCGCGAACCTGCGGGTGGCTCCCACCGAGCATGCCGTTGCTCCCGAGACGTCGACGAGGTGACACGATGAGCACCGAGAACCCGACAACCAAGCAGGCCTTCAGCGAAGAGGACCTGGGGTATCGAAAAGAGCTGGCCCCGCGCCAGATTCAGATGATCGCCATCGGCGGCGCGATCGGCACGGGCCTCTTCATGGGTGCCGGCGGCCGACTGCACGACGCTGGGCCGGCCCTGGTGCTCGTGTACGCGCTGTGCGGCTTCTTCGCGTTCTTGATCCTGCGCGCACTGGGCGAGCTGGTGATGCACCGCCCGTCGTCGGGATCGTTCGTCTCGTACTCCCGCGAGTTCTTCGGGGAGAAGGTCGCGTTCGCCGCCGGCTGGCTCTATTGGATGAACTGGGCGATGACGGCCGTCGTGGACGTCACGGCCGTCGCGCTGTACATGAACTTCTTCAAGAAGTACTGGGCCCCACTGGGCAACGTCGACCAATGGGTGTTCGCGCTCGCAGGCTTGGTGCTGGTACTCGGCTTGAATCTGGTGTCGGTCAAGGTGTTCGGCGAGCTGGAGTTCTGGTTCGCGCTCATCAAAGTCGTTGCGCTGGTGACCTTCTTGGCGATCGGTACCTACTACGTCATCTTCGGAACCCCCATCGACGGGCAGGAACCGGGTCTGAGCGTCCTCACCGACAACGGCGGTCTCATCCCCAACGGACTGCTGCCGGCGATCGTCGTGATCCAGGGTGTCGTGTTCGCCTACGCCTCGATCGAGCTCGTCGGCACCGCAGCCGGGGAGACGCAGAACCCGGAGAAGGTCATCCCCAAGGCGATCAACACCGTCATCGTCCGCATCGTCGTGTTCTACGTCGGCTCGGTTCTGCTGCTGTCACTGTTGTTGCCGTACACCGCCTATCAGGCCGGTGAGAGTCCGTTCGTGACGTTCTTCGGAGCCATCGACGTCGAAGGTGCCGACGCGATCATGAATCTGGTGGTCCTCACTGCGGCGCTGTCCTCACTCAACGCCGGGCTGTACTCCACCGGGCGTATCCTGCATTCGATGGCCGTCGCCGGCTCGGCGCCGAAATTCGCTGCACGGATGAACAAGTCGGGTGTACCGTACGGCGGCATCGCGCTGACGTCGGTGGTGACATTGCTCGGCGTCGTCCTCAACGCCGTTGTGCCGGCGCAGGCATTCGAGATCGTGCTCAACCTCGCTGCACTCGGCATCATCAGCGCCTGGGCCGTCATCGTGGCGTGTCAGCTGAAGTTCTGGTCGCTGTCCAAGACCGGCGCGGTCACCCGACCTGCATTCCGACTGTTCGGTGCTCCGTACACCGGATACGCAACGCTAGGCTTTCTGGCGTGTGTACTCGTGCTGATGGCCTTCGACAAACCGGTGGGAACCTGGACGGTGGCGTCGATCCTGCTCATCGCGCCGATGCTGATCGGCGGTTGGTACCTGTGCCGCAACAGAATTCGAGAGGTGGCGGCGCGCAGTGAGTGAGCATGTCGCCTTGTTGACCACCGGCGGGACGATTGCCAGCAGTCGAGACGAGCACGGGGTCTCTCGTCCGGTTGCCGGCGCGGGGATCGAACTCGACGGTGTGCGAGTGCGCGAGGTGATGTCGAAGGACAGCTCCGCCCTGGACTTCACGGATCTCGACACCATTCGCACGGCAACGGCCGACGCTCTGGCCGAGGACGGCTGCGTCGGAGTGGTGGTGCTGCACGGCACCGACACGATGGAGGAGTCGGCGTTGTACGTCGATCTGTTCCACGACGACGAGCGTCCGGTGGTGTTCACCGGTGCGCAGCGCACCTCGGATCATCCCGATCCGGACGGTCCGAACAATATCGCTGCAGCGGTGGCGGCAGCGCAGTCCGAGCAGGGTGTCCTGATCGCCTTCGGCGGACGGGTGCTGCCTGCCCGCGGTGCCATCAAGACGCACACCACCGAGCTCGATGCGTTTCGGTCTGCGGCGCTTCGTCGGCCGAAACCCCTGCAGTGGAAGCCCGTTGCCGGGATTCGGGTCGACATCGTCGCCCTGTACCCCGGTGCCGACGGTATGCAGATCGACGCCGCCCGTGAAGCCGGGGCGTCGGGGATCGTGCTCGAGGCGCTGGGCTCGGGCAACACCAATGCCGGAGTCGTGCACGCAGTGAAGGAGGCGGTGGCGGCCGGGGTGCACGTGGTCGTCACGACGCGGGTGCCGTTCGGTGAGACCTCACCGACGTACGGCGGCGGCGGAGGTGGACACGATCTGCTCGATGCAGGTGCGGTGTTCTCGCGGGAACTGCGCGCGGGGCAGGCACGCATTCAGTTGGCGGCGCTCGTTGCCACCGGAGCAAGTGACGTGGTCGTCCACAATTCGTTCTCGTAGGCGGAAAACCGTCTGCGGAGGCAAATAGTGGACACTCAGCGCACCACACCCGCGCTATACCGTTACCCTAGGTAACTATGGTCGCCGCGATCGAGATCGAATTCGCTCCGCATTGGGTGAACGCGGCGCTGGTGCGCACGCTGGCACGGCCGTTCGTCACGATCGACGGCGTCGAGCATCGGCAGTCGTGGACCGAGTCGTCGACGTATGCAGTCGAGCCAGGTGCCCACGAGGTGACGTCGTTCATCCGATACCGCGGCACGAACGCTGCACTGGGAACCGGCCGTCGAACGGTGACTGTGCAAGCAGGGCAACAGGTTTCGATGTGCGCTCGCAACGGCTGGGCCAATCATATGCCGTTCGAGCTAGAGCTCCGACGCGCCCCAGGTCTCGACGAGTAGTTCGTCACCGATCGACACGGTGCCGTTCTGCAGCACCGAGAACTTCGCTCCGAAGGCGACGCCCTTCTGCCGCGCGCGGCGGTAGGTGGCCAGAGTGCGCAGGGGTTCGGGGCCGCCCCGCTCACCGGTGGTCTGCTCGACCGTGGTCACCGCACACCGGATGGCCAGTTTGGTGTAGGTGAGGCGAGCGGACCCGATCCCGACCTCGCGAACCTCGTCTTCCCGATGCGGTTCTTCCCAGCCGTCGACGACGATGTTCGGGCGAAATCGATCCATCGGCAGTGCGACGTCGAGTCGGGAGTTGAGACCGGCCAGCGTGGCGGTCGAGAGGATGTGCACGGCGGCGCTGTCGGCGAATTGTGCTGACCCGGGCGAGATTCCATCGGTGACTCGGCCGTGGTCGCGTGGAGCGGCGACCAGCCTCGACGGTTCTCCGATCACCTCGGTGAGCCAGGCGGCAACCTCGTCGCCCTGATCGATACCTCGCATGGGTGCGCGGAACATCGTGATGTCGCGCGGCGCGGAGTCGCGATCGACGGACACGGTCATCGAACCTGCCGATGCGTGTTCGAGAGTCAACGCCCCGTCCGTCATCGAGCACCGAACGACCGCGAGAACGGGATCGCTGCGCTGACTGCGAAAAGCGCCGTCGTCGTCGACGATCATGAACGCTCGATCGTGTTCGAGCCCGGTGGCACTCACCGAGGCCGAATTCAGTGCGACACCTGCGCATCCCTTGACGGGGTAGGTGACCAGAGACGAGATGCGCACGCGTCGAGGATACTGGGCTCCATGACACGTGCTCTGTTGGTAGTGGATGTGCAGAACGATTTCACCGAGGGCGGCGCGCTCGCGGTGACCGGCGGTGCGGAGGTGGCGCGCAAGGTCAGCGCGTACCTGGCGCGCCACGGCGACGAGTACGACCTCGTGGTGTCCTCGCGCGATTGGCACGATGCGGAGGGCGACAACGGCGGACACTTCGCTACCGATGCCGCCCCGGATTTCGTCACCACCTGGCCGGTGCACTGTGTGGCGGGCACGGTCGGAGCCGAGTATCACCCGGACTACGCGACCGGTTCGGTCGACGTGCACGTCTACAAGGGGCAGGGGAAGCCGTCGTACTCCGCGTTCGAGGGCGTCACCGAGGACGGGACACCTCTGGCCGAGGTACTCGCCGCCAACGAGGTCACTGCCATCGACGTCGTCGGACTTGCGACCGACTACTGCGTGCTGGCGTCGGCGAAGGACGCTGTGACCGAGAAGCTCGACGTCCGCGTTCTCACCGACCTCGTTGCGGGAGTTGCGCCCGAGACCTCCGCTGCGGCCCTCGACGATCTGCGGGCGTCCGGTGCGGCGGTGGTCTAACCGTCGATCGTCGTGGTGATGAGGGTGACCGACGGTGCGGCGGGGGTGCTTCCGAAGCCGAAGGTCACCGGGGGAGTGACCGGGGTGAGTGTCCCGAGGTCCTCGCCCTGCCAGGATGCCGAGACGTCGGTGACGCGGTGTTGCCCTCGCGCACCGTAGTACTCGCGTCGGCCGCCGCCTGCGCTGCCGCGGGTGCGTACTCCCCGCAGGATCACTCGGGCGATGGGGTCGCTGATCGCGCAGAACCACGGCGCCGTGGACACCGCGTCGGGAACGAGGCTCAGCGCGCGCCCGAGCAGGGTGGGTCCGGCAACGCGGATTCTCACCGACAGATCACCGGCCTGTACCGACCGCCAGTTGTCGGGCTGAGCGGCGAATGTCACCGGCACGATCTCGGTGGAGTCGAAGGTGTATGTGGCGGTGACGAACTCTCGAACGTCCTCGTCGGGCGCGACGAGCAGGCGTCTCCCGTCGGCGAATTGGATCATGACGTCGGTGAACTCGCCGAGTGGCGATCGAGTCCAATGTCCGACGACGATTCGCACACCCGACGCTGTGCCTACCCCGTAGATCTCACCGTGAAACCGTGATCTTGTCATCGTGCACCCTTACCTCGTCAGCACTGTGCGCTCCCAAACTGTGCGGTGCATAGTGGAGGTCATGGCGTCCTCTCAACCCACTGTATTCGTCCTGTTCGGCGCAACCGGAGACCTCGCGAAGCGAATGGTCCTGCCGTCGTTCTACCAACTTCACGTCGAAGGCCTGCTGCCCGAGAAGTGGGTCCTGATCGGCAACGGGCGTAAGGACTCGTCCGACGACGAGTTCCGCGATCATGTCCGCAGCGTGCTCGACGAGTTCGTCGAGAACGTGGCCGAGGACGATTGGTCGGCATTCTCCGAGCGAATCCGCTTCGCGGGCAACGGCTTCACCGTCGACGATCCCGGCAAGCTGCCCGAGGTCGTGGCCGAGGTGAAGAAGGACATCGGCGACGACGCCCAGTTGGTGCACTACATCGCGTTGCCGCCGAGCACCTTCGTCGACTACACGAAGGCCCTCGGTGCACACGACCTGGCCGACGGTGCCCGGGTGGTCTACGAGAAGCCCTTCGGCACGTCGCAGAGCAACTTCGAGGAACTCGACAAGGCCGTCCACGAGGTGGTCGACGAAAAGCAGGTCTATCGAATCGACCACTTCCTCGGTAAGGAAGCGACGCAGAACCTGCACGTGGCGCGGTTCGCCAACGGAATGATCAGTGGCATCTGGAACGCCGAGCACGTGGCGCAGGTACAGATCGACGTCCCCGAGACGCTCGACATCGACGACCGCGCCGAGTTCTACGACGCCACCGGTGCCGTGCTGGACATGCTCGTCACGCATCTGTTCCAGGTCGCGGCCGAGGTGGCGATGGAACCGCCCGCATCGCTGAAGGCCGATGATCTGCAATCGGCTCGCGAGACGGTGATCGGCCAGTTCCGGCCGCTCGACACGGCCGAAGTGGTTCTGGGTCAATACGACGGTTACCGCGACGTCGAGGGCGTCGACGAGAACTCGAACGTCGACACGTTCGTCGCGGCCACGTTGTGGGTCGACACCGACCGCTGGCGTGGGGTTCCGTTTCTGCTCCGCACGGGAAAGATGTTGGGTGTCAGCGAACAGCGCGTCTCGTTGGTGTTCCGCAAGCCGGCCGACAGTCCGCTGGGCGAGCTGCCGGAGGACGGCGCGGTGCTCTCGTTCGACCTCTCCGGCGACGGCAGCATCGACATCGCCATGACGGTCAAGGAGCCGGGTCCGGATTTCGACCTGTCGGTCGGACACCTTGCGCTGCCTCTCGAGTCGGTGCCCGATGCCGAGCCGCTCAGCCCGTACGCGCGCCTGATTCTCGACGTGCTGGGCGGCGACCGATCGCTGTTCACCCGGCCCGACGGTTTGGCGCACGTATGGGACGTGGCTGCGCCGTTGCTGAACGACCCGCCCGCGGTGCAGAGTTATGCGCCCGGTTCGATGGGTCCTGCCGCGGCCGACGAACTCACGGCACCGTGCGGGTGGTTGATCACCGGAAAGTGACGACGACCGATCGGATTCTGCTCCAGCGAGTAGGTTTCGTGTCGCCAAACAGTCCGCAGGTCCTTTTTGTCCGAAACCGTGGACCAGGCTGTGTTCGGAACGTTATGTTTCACACCGCCTGGTCACACGTCCGGACCGGGCCTCAGTCCTGCCTTCGAAAGGTAACCATTCACATGCTTCTCGATCTCATCACCGGTCTGCTCGGCGGCGGCACCGACGGCGGCGGCCTCGGCGGAATCATCACCGACGGCATCGCCGCAGGCATCTCCGACGCGATCACCGGTCTGTTCACCGGTAGCGCCGAGGGAATCTCCAGCGCCAGCTAGCCGCAAAGCCCCGGCCCGGTTCGTTCGGGTCCGGGGCTTCGTCGTGTTCGGGCTGCGCTGTCATGCATGACGCGGCACCAGCATCAGGGCCGCGAGGTAGATCAGCACGACGGTACCGCCGGTCAGGACCGCTCCGGCGACGGTGGCGAGTCGGACGACATTGACGTCCCAGCCGAAATATTCGGCGATGCCGCCGCACACACCTCCGATCATCTTCTGTGAACTGGACAGGGTGAATTCTCTGGGTGAACCGCTCTCGAATGTCATGGTGAAAAGTCTGCGTCATCAACGGCTTTCGGCACATCGGGGGTTTCACCCATATCGACCCCGATATACGGATGGTCCGAAAACGCAGCGCGAACAAGATTCTCGACTTTTCCCGGTCGAGCCCTGGACCGGAGGCTTCGGCGAGGGTTACGGTCGCACCTGATCGGACGCGCGCGTGCCCGGCCCGTCCCCCTTGCGGGCCGGGGCGACGCGTTGCGTGCCGCAGGTGTCAGCTGTTCACCGAATCGCCATGGATTGGTCACCGAGGAGCACTAACTTTCGGCCCATGACCGCCAACGATCTTCGCAACGGTGAGGCTTCGCGCACCGACCTGAGCGAACTGCTCGACGTCACCACGGCCGTGGATCTTGCCGATACGTCGGGTTTCACTGTCGACGACTCCGATGACGACGACCCGGTTCTGCTGACGGTTCCCGACGGGCACGTCGTCGATACCTGGCGGGAGAACTACCCGTACGACGAGCGCATGACCCGGGCGGAATACGACCTGGAGAAGCGCCTGCTGCAGATCGAACTGCTCAAGCTGCAGATGTGGACCAAAGAGACCGGTCGACGTCACGTCATCATCTTCGAGGGTCGTGATGCTGCCGGTAAGGGTGGCACGATCAAGCGTTTCATGGAGCACCTGAACCCCCGCGGTGCCAGCGTCGTCGCCCTGGAGAAGCCGTCGGCCCGTGAGTCGACGGAATGGTACTTCCAGCGGTACATCGCGCATCTGCCCGCCGCAGGCGAGATAGTCATGTTCGACAGGTCTTGGTACAACCGGGCAGGTGTGGAGCGCGTCATGGGTTTCTGCACCGACGAGCAGCACGCTCAGTTCGTCCGGCAGGCTCCACTGTTCGAGCAGATGCTCGTGGACGAGGGCATCAGTTTGACCAAGTTCTGGTTCTCGGTGTCGCAGCACGAGCAGCGCACCCGCTT
The nucleotide sequence above comes from Rhodococcoides fascians A25f. Encoded proteins:
- a CDS encoding amino acid permease, which translates into the protein MSTENPTTKQAFSEEDLGYRKELAPRQIQMIAIGGAIGTGLFMGAGGRLHDAGPALVLVYALCGFFAFLILRALGELVMHRPSSGSFVSYSREFFGEKVAFAAGWLYWMNWAMTAVVDVTAVALYMNFFKKYWAPLGNVDQWVFALAGLVLVLGLNLVSVKVFGELEFWFALIKVVALVTFLAIGTYYVIFGTPIDGQEPGLSVLTDNGGLIPNGLLPAIVVIQGVVFAYASIELVGTAAGETQNPEKVIPKAINTVIVRIVVFYVGSVLLLSLLLPYTAYQAGESPFVTFFGAIDVEGADAIMNLVVLTAALSSLNAGLYSTGRILHSMAVAGSAPKFAARMNKSGVPYGGIALTSVVTLLGVVLNAVVPAQAFEIVLNLAALGIISAWAVIVACQLKFWSLSKTGAVTRPAFRLFGAPYTGYATLGFLACVLVLMAFDKPVGTWTVASILLIAPMLIGGWYLCRNRIREVAARSE
- a CDS encoding asparaginase, which gives rise to MSEHVALLTTGGTIASSRDEHGVSRPVAGAGIELDGVRVREVMSKDSSALDFTDLDTIRTATADALAEDGCVGVVVLHGTDTMEESALYVDLFHDDERPVVFTGAQRTSDHPDPDGPNNIAAAVAAAQSEQGVLIAFGGRVLPARGAIKTHTTELDAFRSAALRRPKPLQWKPVAGIRVDIVALYPGADGMQIDAAREAGASGIVLEALGSGNTNAGVVHAVKEAVAAGVHVVVTTRVPFGETSPTYGGGGGGHDLLDAGAVFSRELRAGQARIQLAALVATGASDVVVHNSFS
- a CDS encoding MOSC domain-containing protein, whose amino-acid sequence is MRISSLVTYPVKGCAGVALNSASVSATGLEHDRAFMIVDDDGAFRSQRSDPVLAVVRCSMTDGALTLEHASAGSMTVSVDRDSAPRDITMFRAPMRGIDQGDEVAAWLTEVIGEPSRLVAAPRDHGRVTDGISPGSAQFADSAAVHILSTATLAGLNSRLDVALPMDRFRPNIVVDGWEEPHREDEVREVGIGSARLTYTKLAIRCAVTTVEQTTGERGGPEPLRTLATYRRARQKGVAFGAKFSVLQNGTVSIGDELLVETWGASEL
- a CDS encoding isochorismatase family protein, with the protein product MTRALLVVDVQNDFTEGGALAVTGGAEVARKVSAYLARHGDEYDLVVSSRDWHDAEGDNGGHFATDAAPDFVTTWPVHCVAGTVGAEYHPDYATGSVDVHVYKGQGKPSYSAFEGVTEDGTPLAEVLAANEVTAIDVVGLATDYCVLASAKDAVTEKLDVRVLTDLVAGVAPETSAAALDDLRASGAAVV
- a CDS encoding glucose-6-phosphate dehydrogenase, whose protein sequence is MASSQPTVFVLFGATGDLAKRMVLPSFYQLHVEGLLPEKWVLIGNGRKDSSDDEFRDHVRSVLDEFVENVAEDDWSAFSERIRFAGNGFTVDDPGKLPEVVAEVKKDIGDDAQLVHYIALPPSTFVDYTKALGAHDLADGARVVYEKPFGTSQSNFEELDKAVHEVVDEKQVYRIDHFLGKEATQNLHVARFANGMISGIWNAEHVAQVQIDVPETLDIDDRAEFYDATGAVLDMLVTHLFQVAAEVAMEPPASLKADDLQSARETVIGQFRPLDTAEVVLGQYDGYRDVEGVDENSNVDTFVAATLWVDTDRWRGVPFLLRTGKMLGVSEQRVSLVFRKPADSPLGELPEDGAVLSFDLSGDGSIDIAMTVKEPGPDFDLSVGHLALPLESVPDAEPLSPYARLILDVLGGDRSLFTRPDGLAHVWDVAAPLLNDPPAVQSYAPGSMGPAAADELTAPCGWLITGK
- a CDS encoding PspC domain-containing protein — translated: MTFESGSPREFTLSSSQKMIGGVCGGIAEYFGWDVNVVRLATVAGAVLTGGTVVLIYLAALMLVPRHA
- the ppk2 gene encoding polyphosphate kinase 2, with amino-acid sequence MTANDLRNGEASRTDLSELLDVTTAVDLADTSGFTVDDSDDDDPVLLTVPDGHVVDTWRENYPYDERMTRAEYDLEKRLLQIELLKLQMWTKETGRRHVIIFEGRDAAGKGGTIKRFMEHLNPRGASVVALEKPSARESTEWYFQRYIAHLPAAGEIVMFDRSWYNRAGVERVMGFCTDEQHAQFVRQAPLFEQMLVDEGISLTKFWFSVSQHEQRTRFAIRQVDPVRQWKLSPMDLASLDKWDAYTAAKEESFRATDTDVAPWTVVKSNDKKRARINAMRFVLNKFDYANKDPEIVGETDPLLVGRAKDVIGE